A portion of the Candidatus Eisenbacteria bacterium genome contains these proteins:
- a CDS encoding DinB family protein → MASTKEVVDLREHLERFRGVTLQTLEWVPEERLSWSPKEGLRNFAENFLHLARVEEYYARG, encoded by the coding sequence ATGGCCAGCACGAAGGAAGTCGTCGATCTGAGGGAGCACCTGGAGCGGTTCCGCGGCGTCACGCTCCAGACACTGGAGTGGGTGCCGGAGGAGCGGCTCTCCTGGAGTCCCAAGGAAGGGCTCCGGAACTTCGCCGAGAACTTCCTCCACCTGGCGCGGGTCGAGGAGTACTACGCGCGCGGG